In Corynebacterium matruchotii, a single genomic region encodes these proteins:
- the mraY gene encoding phospho-N-acetylmuramoyl-pentapeptide-transferase, with protein MTQMIIAGAIGLLVSIFITPWLIRKFSAVGIGQEIREEGPKSHLRKRGTPTMGGIAILIGITVAYVTVDVYGEIANVGGFTVSGLLVLGLTLSLGGLGFVDDYIKLVKHRNLGLNKKAKLIGQFVIALAFGIMIRLFPNEVGLTPGSTHLSFLRDLDTVDLAFGGGIFGMVFFLLFMYLLISAWSNAVNLTDGLDGLASGATAFVMGAYAALTFWQFRNSCAGTPQPGCYNVRDPLDLAVLAAAGLGACIGFLWWNAAPAKIFMGDTGSLALGGLVAGLSVASRTELLMVIVGALFVVEALSVVIQVIGFRTRGIRIFRMAPFHHHFENGGWAETTVVVRFWLIAAMASLAGAAMFYGEWLNLGGIKP; from the coding sequence ATGACCCAGATGATAATAGCCGGGGCCATTGGGTTACTAGTGTCTATCTTTATTACTCCGTGGCTGATTAGGAAATTCAGCGCGGTAGGGATAGGCCAGGAAATCCGAGAAGAAGGCCCTAAGTCACACCTTCGGAAACGCGGAACCCCCACCATGGGTGGTATCGCCATCCTCATTGGTATTACCGTCGCCTATGTGACGGTAGACGTGTATGGGGAAATCGCCAACGTGGGCGGGTTTACCGTGTCTGGGCTGTTAGTGCTGGGGCTCACCCTCTCATTGGGTGGCCTTGGCTTTGTCGATGACTACATCAAACTGGTCAAACACCGGAATCTGGGTTTGAATAAAAAAGCCAAGCTCATCGGCCAATTCGTCATCGCACTGGCGTTCGGGATTATGATTCGGTTGTTTCCCAACGAAGTGGGGCTCACCCCTGGGTCCACCCACCTGAGCTTCCTGCGGGATTTAGACACCGTGGACCTGGCGTTCGGCGGTGGAATCTTCGGCATGGTGTTTTTCTTGCTCTTCATGTACCTGCTCATCTCTGCGTGGAGTAACGCGGTCAACCTGACCGACGGCCTCGACGGGCTCGCCTCCGGGGCCACCGCCTTCGTCATGGGCGCCTACGCGGCACTGACGTTTTGGCAGTTCCGTAACTCCTGCGCCGGCACCCCCCAGCCGGGATGCTACAACGTTCGGGACCCCCTGGACCTGGCCGTATTGGCTGCCGCAGGCTTGGGTGCCTGCATTGGCTTCCTCTGGTGGAATGCGGCACCCGCAAAAATCTTCATGGGCGACACCGGCTCCCTGGCTCTCGGCGGCCTGGTGGCCGGCCTGTCCGTGGCATCCCGCACCGAACTGCTCATGGTGATCGTGGGCGCCCTCTTCGTGGTCGAAGCCCTCTCTGTCGTGATTCAGGTGATAGGCTTTCGCACCCGAGGGATCCGAATCTTCCGCATGGCCCCATTCCACCACCACTTCGAAAACGGGGGTTGGGCGGAAACCACGGTGGTGGTGCGGTTCTGGCTGATCGCAGCCATGGCATCCCTGGCGGGGGCGGCCATGTTCTACGGTGAATGGTTGAACCTAGGAGGCATCAAACCATGA
- a CDS encoding UDP-N-acetylmuramoyl-tripeptide--D-alanyl-D-alanine ligase, with amino-acid sequence MITLRLDEIAAIVGGRLADATGAEVITGNVEFDSRKVASGDLFVALSGVKVDGHDYAAAAMDRGAAGVLAARPVGVPAVIVPPATEVDHHSYATEHDTDGSVAAVLEGMAKLARYVVDKLSARGLTVIGITGSAGKTSTKDIVHTILELAGDTVAPPGSFNNEIGHPYTALRCTEATKYLVSEMSARSIGNIAHLAAIAPPHIGVVLNVGTAHMGEFGSRDNIARTKGELVEALPADGIAVLNADDDYVAAMADRTSATVWSFSTLHKPVRVAATDIRLDNLSRPTFTLIGTDSQKVTHTAQVTLQIFGEHQVANALAAATAALAAGVDFATVAQGLRAHTVRSAHRMDVHHAGNDVIVIDDAYNANPESMRAGLRALALAAAKNGPGARSIAVLGPMAELGQDATADHVELMRTVAEQGIDLVVVVGTDENARAMINAAAAMGLRAIPTADTTQAATEVLKVLGRGDVILVKASNAYRLWQVAEAVVAQNGKQEN; translated from the coding sequence ATGATAACGCTGAGGTTGGATGAGATCGCCGCCATTGTGGGCGGCCGGCTTGCCGACGCCACGGGCGCGGAGGTGATTACCGGAAACGTGGAGTTTGATTCCCGGAAGGTCGCGTCCGGGGACTTGTTTGTCGCCCTGTCCGGGGTGAAGGTTGATGGCCACGACTATGCGGCCGCTGCCATGGATCGGGGGGCGGCCGGTGTGCTGGCCGCCCGCCCGGTGGGGGTGCCGGCCGTGATTGTGCCGCCCGCAACCGAGGTGGATCATCATTCCTATGCCACCGAGCATGATACCGATGGTTCGGTTGCCGCCGTGTTGGAGGGTATGGCGAAGCTGGCACGGTACGTCGTCGATAAGCTGAGTGCGCGGGGGCTGACCGTCATTGGGATCACCGGTTCCGCCGGGAAAACCTCCACCAAGGACATTGTGCACACCATATTGGAGCTTGCCGGCGACACCGTGGCGCCGCCCGGGTCGTTCAATAACGAGATCGGGCACCCGTATACCGCGTTGCGTTGCACCGAAGCCACCAAGTATTTGGTGTCGGAAATGTCCGCCCGCAGTATCGGTAATATTGCGCACCTGGCGGCCATCGCCCCACCACACATTGGCGTGGTCCTTAATGTGGGGACCGCACACATGGGCGAATTCGGTTCTAGGGATAACATTGCCCGGACTAAGGGGGAACTCGTTGAGGCCCTGCCAGCAGACGGTATTGCTGTGCTCAACGCCGACGATGATTATGTTGCCGCCATGGCGGATCGCACGTCGGCCACTGTGTGGAGTTTCAGCACGCTTCACAAGCCGGTTCGGGTCGCCGCGACCGATATTCGGCTGGATAATCTTTCGCGGCCTACCTTCACTCTCATCGGTACCGACAGTCAAAAAGTCACCCACACCGCTCAGGTCACCTTGCAAATCTTCGGCGAACACCAGGTGGCCAATGCCCTCGCGGCCGCGACGGCGGCTCTGGCGGCGGGGGTGGATTTCGCTACTGTCGCCCAGGGGTTGCGCGCCCACACTGTCCGGTCCGCGCACCGCATGGATGTGCATCACGCCGGCAACGACGTGATCGTTATTGACGACGCCTACAACGCCAACCCTGAATCCATGCGGGCAGGTTTGCGGGCATTGGCGCTGGCAGCGGCGAAAAATGGCCCTGGTGCCCGGTCGATTGCGGTTCTAGGGCCTATGGCGGAATTGGGGCAGGACGCCACCGCGGACCACGTCGAGTTGATGCGCACGGTTGCGGAGCAAGGGATCGATTTGGTGGTGGTGGTTGGCACTGACGAGAACGCCCGTGCCATGATTAATGCCGCAGCGGCTATGGGATTGCGCGCAATCCCCACCGCCGACACCACCCAGGCGGCAACGGAAGTGCTCAAGGTATTAGGTCGTGGGGATGTGATTCTCGTGAAAGCATCCAACGCATACCGGCTGTGGCAGGTTGCTGAGGCAGTGGTGGCACAGAATGGAAAGCAGGAGAACTAA